From the genome of Muricauda sp. SCSIO 64092, one region includes:
- a CDS encoding exodeoxyribonuclease III, which translates to MKIVSYNVNGIRAAMKKGFVGWLQTVDADVVCIQETKAMQEQVEVEALEAIGYGHHYWYSAQKKGYSGVAVLCKTKPDHVEFGTGIDYMDIEGRNLRVDFGDVSVMSMYLPSGTNMDRLEHKLTYMADFQKYADELRKERPNLIVCGDYNICHEAIDIHDPVRNKNVSGFLPVEREWIGNFIKSGFIDSFRHFNKEPHNYTWWSYRANSRANNKGWRLDYGMINESLKDRLKRSVILSEAEHSDHCPILLEIEK; encoded by the coding sequence ATGAAAATTGTTTCTTACAACGTAAACGGAATTAGGGCGGCCATGAAGAAGGGTTTTGTGGGATGGTTGCAAACCGTCGATGCGGATGTGGTCTGTATCCAAGAGACCAAAGCAATGCAGGAACAGGTGGAAGTTGAGGCATTGGAGGCCATTGGATACGGTCACCATTACTGGTATAGTGCCCAAAAAAAGGGATACAGCGGGGTTGCCGTGCTGTGCAAAACCAAACCGGACCATGTGGAATTTGGTACTGGAATTGATTATATGGACATTGAAGGAAGAAACCTAAGGGTAGATTTTGGGGATGTTTCCGTAATGAGCATGTACCTACCATCCGGGACCAATATGGACCGCTTGGAACACAAGTTGACCTATATGGCGGATTTCCAAAAATATGCTGATGAACTGCGTAAGGAACGTCCCAACCTTATCGTTTGCGGAGACTACAATATCTGTCATGAAGCCATTGATATCCATGATCCCGTTAGAAATAAAAATGTATCCGGGTTTTTACCGGTAGAACGGGAATGGATCGGCAATTTCATTAAAAGTGGTTTTATTGATAGTTTTCGGCATTTTAATAAGGAACCCCATAATTATACGTGGTGGAGTTATCGTGCCAATTCCAGGGCAAACAACAAAGGCTGGCGGTTGGACTATGGGATGATAAACGAATCATTAAAGGACCGTTTAAAACGATCGGTCATACTTTCAGAAGCTGAACATAGCGATCATTGCCCAATTTTACTTGAAATCGAAAAATAA
- a CDS encoding NADP(H)-dependent aldo-keto reductase — translation MKYTRLPNTNIRISKMCLGTMTWGRQNSEAEGHEQMDYALEQGINFFDTAELYPIPPKKELYAITEEIIGRWFKKTGNRDKVVLASKIAGPAPFSKYIRTTGFRRDSIITAVEGSLERLQTDYIDLYQLHWPERATNFFGQREYDSESHDFWEDRIHQVLETLRDLVKEGKIRHVGLSNETPWGTMRYLEESKVHQDLPRMLTIQNPYSLLNRLFEVGLSEVSMREKIGLLAYSPLAFGVLSGKYLDEIKPRKGRLTLFPHYNRYSSENSTRATRQYADLAKAHGLSLAQMALAFVNTRPFLTSNIIGATTMEQLKENIDSIHMELSDEVLDGIEAIHNSIPNPAP, via the coding sequence ATGAAATATACCCGACTACCCAATACGAATATCCGTATCAGTAAAATGTGTTTGGGCACCATGACCTGGGGCCGCCAGAATTCCGAAGCGGAAGGCCATGAACAAATGGACTATGCTTTGGAGCAAGGAATCAATTTCTTTGATACTGCGGAGTTGTATCCCATTCCTCCCAAAAAGGAACTCTATGCCATAACGGAAGAAATTATAGGTCGTTGGTTTAAAAAAACGGGAAATCGGGATAAGGTGGTTTTGGCCTCAAAAATTGCGGGTCCTGCGCCATTTTCAAAATACATCCGTACCACAGGCTTTCGTAGGGATTCCATTATCACTGCCGTTGAGGGAAGTTTGGAGCGACTTCAGACCGATTACATTGATCTGTATCAATTGCACTGGCCAGAGCGGGCCACCAATTTTTTTGGACAACGGGAATATGATTCGGAAAGCCATGATTTCTGGGAGGATCGTATCCATCAGGTTTTGGAAACGCTACGGGATTTGGTCAAAGAAGGAAAGATCAGACATGTTGGCCTTTCCAATGAGACGCCTTGGGGGACCATGCGGTATTTGGAGGAGAGTAAGGTGCATCAAGATTTGCCAAGGATGCTCACCATCCAAAACCCTTATAGCTTGTTGAACCGTTTGTTTGAAGTAGGCCTTTCTGAAGTATCCATGCGGGAAAAAATAGGGCTTTTGGCCTACTCTCCCTTGGCTTTTGGGGTATTGAGCGGGAAGTACCTGGATGAAATCAAGCCCCGAAAAGGTAGATTGACCTTGTTTCCCCATTACAATCGTTACAGTAGCGAAAATTCCACTAGGGCAACACGGCAATATGCCGATTTGGCCAAAGCACATGGTCTGTCCTTGGCCCAAATGGCATTGGCATTTGTAAACACAAGACCTTTTTTGACCAGTAACATTATTGGTGCTACGACCATGGAACAATTGAAGGAAAATATTGATTCGATTCATATGGAGCTATCGGATGAGGTTTTGGACGGTATTGAAGCGATTCACAATAGTATTCCAAATCCTGCACCTTAA
- the radA gene encoding DNA repair protein RadA, translating into MAKTKTAFFCQNCGAQYPKWIGQCTSCKQWNTIVEEVVQKEEKSAWKPTQSKQSKTARPLPINEITNDSEVRFNLLDQEFNRVLGGGLVPGSLTLLGGEPGIGKSTLLLQIALKVPIRTLYVSGEESQKQIKMRADRITPKAKNCYILTETKTQNIFQQIVALEPNLVVIDSIQTLHSDYIESAPGSISQIRECTAELIKFAKESNTPVILVGHITKDGTIAGPKILEHMVDTVLQFEGDRNYVYRILRSLKNRFGSTAELGIYEMQGSGLREVINPSEILISNNEGELSGTAIAATVEGMRPLLIEVQALVSTAVYGTPQRSATGFNAKRLNMLLAVLEKRAGFKLAAKDVFLNITGGITVDDPAIDLAVMAAILSSNADIPIEKGTCFAAEIGLAGEVRPIQRVDQRILEAEKLGFSTIYVSKRSKIGLKNPNIQVFLVSKIEDVVSHLFG; encoded by the coding sequence ATGGCTAAGACCAAAACTGCTTTTTTCTGCCAAAACTGTGGTGCCCAATATCCAAAATGGATTGGGCAGTGCACGTCTTGTAAACAATGGAACACCATTGTTGAGGAAGTGGTCCAAAAAGAGGAAAAATCGGCCTGGAAACCCACCCAATCAAAACAGAGCAAAACGGCCAGACCCCTTCCAATCAACGAAATAACCAACGACAGTGAAGTTCGATTCAATTTACTGGACCAAGAATTCAATAGGGTGCTGGGCGGTGGACTGGTTCCAGGTTCCTTGACATTGTTGGGTGGGGAACCGGGGATCGGAAAAAGCACGCTCCTACTGCAAATTGCCTTAAAAGTACCCATTAGAACACTCTATGTGTCCGGTGAAGAAAGTCAAAAGCAAATTAAGATGCGGGCGGACAGGATTACGCCCAAGGCCAAAAATTGTTACATCCTTACCGAAACCAAGACCCAAAACATTTTTCAACAGATAGTGGCCTTGGAACCCAATTTGGTCGTTATTGATTCCATTCAAACCCTACATTCGGATTACATAGAATCGGCTCCGGGGAGCATTTCGCAAATACGGGAATGTACGGCGGAACTCATCAAATTTGCCAAAGAAAGCAATACTCCCGTAATCCTGGTAGGACATATTACCAAGGACGGTACCATTGCAGGCCCCAAAATTTTGGAACACATGGTCGATACGGTTCTCCAATTCGAAGGAGATAGAAATTATGTGTATCGGATTTTACGGTCCTTGAAAAATAGATTTGGTTCTACGGCAGAGTTGGGGATTTACGAAATGCAAGGAAGTGGCTTAAGGGAAGTGATCAATCCCTCCGAAATATTGATTTCCAATAACGAAGGGGAATTGAGTGGAACTGCCATTGCAGCAACGGTAGAAGGTATGCGCCCTTTGTTAATCGAAGTTCAGGCATTGGTAAGTACCGCAGTGTATGGAACCCCCCAGCGCTCGGCCACGGGATTCAACGCGAAACGATTGAATATGCTACTGGCCGTTCTGGAAAAACGTGCTGGTTTTAAATTGGCTGCAAAAGACGTTTTCCTTAACATTACCGGAGGAATCACAGTGGACGACCCAGCCATTGATTTGGCCGTAATGGCCGCAATACTTTCCAGCAATGCCGATATCCCCATAGAAAAAGGGACCTGTTTTGCCGCCGAGATTGGGTTGGCCGGTGAAGTGCGGCCCATACAACGTGTGGATCAACGAATCCTGGAGGCTGAAAAATTGGGGTTTTCTACCATTTACGTCTCCAAACGAAGTAAAATTGGTTTAAAAAACCCTAACATACAGGTATTCCTTGTGTCTAAAATTGAGGACGTTGTAAGCCATCTTTTTGGGTAA
- a CDS encoding alpha/beta hydrolase has protein sequence MNKPLLLLFGLLCFGLNAQITKEIFESFKLQERRDVSYYFPENYSEDKKYPLIVVLDADYLFDLVVSNAKFFSKYHRMPESIIVGVHQEENELRWEDCDFEQTTGLPTEKGKLFYEFLGTELIPYLETSYAIAPFKMFIGYDITANFGNYYLFKDKSLFNSYLIISPVLATEMESRIPSRLSDLNQEIFYNLVLENSKTEDRNRILQMNNAIASINKETLHYFFDEYKEPDHTSIAAYGISKAFDNVFKMFRPISPKEYKEQILTSNEPVIQYLENKYGMIENLLGFKKEVELNDIMAIYAGSLKKDDFDSLKALSDICKKQFPETMLGFYLEGEYLELAGEPKKAMKAFEKSFLMDEIDFLTKEMALEKIDAIKADFGY, from the coding sequence ATGAACAAACCATTATTGCTCCTTTTTGGGCTGCTTTGCTTTGGCCTTAACGCACAGATAACCAAAGAAATCTTTGAATCCTTCAAACTACAGGAACGCAGGGACGTATCGTACTACTTCCCCGAAAATTATTCCGAAGACAAAAAATATCCCCTAATTGTGGTACTGGATGCCGATTACCTCTTTGACCTGGTCGTCTCCAATGCCAAATTTTTTAGCAAGTACCATCGTATGCCCGAGTCCATTATAGTAGGCGTACACCAAGAAGAAAACGAATTGCGATGGGAAGATTGCGATTTTGAGCAAACCACGGGCCTGCCCACGGAAAAGGGGAAGCTTTTTTACGAGTTTCTGGGAACCGAATTGATTCCCTACTTGGAAACCAGCTATGCCATTGCGCCCTTTAAGATGTTCATTGGTTATGATATCACTGCCAATTTTGGCAATTACTATTTGTTCAAGGACAAATCGTTGTTCAATTCCTATCTCATAATTTCACCGGTGTTGGCCACTGAGATGGAAAGTAGGATTCCCTCCCGGCTATCCGATCTGAACCAGGAAATCTTTTACAACTTGGTTTTGGAAAATAGCAAGACCGAAGATCGAAATCGAATTCTCCAAATGAACAATGCCATTGCCTCAATCAACAAGGAGACCTTGCATTACTTCTTCGATGAATACAAAGAACCCGACCATACTTCAATTGCCGCATATGGGATTAGCAAAGCCTTTGATAATGTTTTCAAAATGTTCCGCCCCATTAGTCCCAAGGAATATAAGGAGCAAATACTGACTTCCAATGAGCCGGTGATCCAATACCTGGAAAACAAATATGGCATGATTGAAAATTTGCTGGGCTTTAAAAAAGAAGTTGAACTGAACGACATTATGGCCATATATGCAGGCAGCTTAAAAAAGGACGATTTCGATTCCCTAAAGGCACTTTCGGATATTTGCAAAAAACAGTTTCCCGAGACCATGCTTGGGTTTTATTTGGAAGGCGAGTATTTGGAGCTTGCCGGGGAACCCAAAAAGGCAATGAAAGCCTTTGAAAAATCTTTTCTAATGGATGAGATCGACTTTTTGACCAAAGAAATGGCCCTGGAAAAAATTGATGCCATAAAGGCAGATTTTGGCTACTGA
- a CDS encoding YbhN family protein — MTHSLKKTLKLLIPISLGLFLIWYLYSSTTPEQRDQIITYIGQADIFWVGLSLFIGILSHVSRAIRWNYLLEPLGYKPKVSNNTLIVLIAYLANLGVPRSGEILRATALSTYEGVPFEKGMGTIVTERIIDLIMLFLVIGIALILQTDLILGFIKESGLGIAGGAIILVVGIAGLFLGIRILKKSTSTFATKLKNFLNDVLQGVLSIFKMKRKWPFIFHTFFIWFAYILMFWVIKFTVMETVGLSFGAILVAFVAGAFAMTTTNGGFLAFPIAVGKSLELFGVGTVAGNAFGWIMWIAQTFMVLVFGAISFVLLPLLNRNR, encoded by the coding sequence TTGACCCATTCCTTAAAAAAGACACTCAAACTTCTAATCCCCATTTCCCTGGGGCTTTTTTTGATTTGGTATTTGTATAGTTCCACCACTCCCGAACAGCGAGATCAGATTATTACATACATTGGTCAAGCAGACATTTTTTGGGTGGGCCTATCCCTCTTTATTGGAATATTGAGCCACGTGTCCCGGGCCATTAGGTGGAATTATCTTTTGGAACCCCTTGGATACAAGCCCAAGGTGAGCAATAATACCCTTATTGTTCTTATTGCTTATTTGGCGAATCTTGGCGTACCGCGTTCCGGGGAGATATTAAGGGCGACCGCATTAAGTACTTATGAAGGCGTACCTTTTGAAAAAGGCATGGGTACCATAGTGACGGAGCGGATCATTGACCTGATCATGCTTTTTTTGGTTATTGGGATAGCCCTAATACTACAAACGGATTTAATATTGGGGTTCATAAAAGAATCTGGGTTGGGAATTGCCGGTGGTGCCATCATCCTGGTAGTGGGGATTGCAGGTTTGTTCCTGGGTATTCGAATTTTAAAAAAATCAACATCAACCTTTGCCACCAAACTCAAAAACTTCTTGAACGATGTCCTTCAGGGCGTGCTCAGCATATTTAAAATGAAGCGAAAGTGGCCCTTTATCTTTCACACCTTTTTTATTTGGTTTGCGTACATCCTCATGTTCTGGGTCATAAAGTTCACCGTTATGGAAACGGTTGGTCTATCTTTTGGGGCTATCCTGGTCGCCTTTGTGGCGGGAGCATTTGCCATGACCACAACCAATGGTGGTTTCCTTGCTTTTCCCATAGCGGTTGGCAAATCCCTGGAACTCTTTGGAGTGGGCACGGTAGCCGGGAATGCATTTGGATGGATCATGTGGATAGCCCAAACCTTTATGGTCCTGGTTTTTGGCGCAATATCTTTTGTACTCTTACCGTTATTGAATCGAAATCGATAA
- the panD gene encoding aspartate 1-decarboxylase, with product MQIEVVKSKIHRVKVTGADLNYIGSITIDEDLMDAANIIRGEKVQIVNNNNGERLETYAIPGPRGSGELTLNGAAARKVAAGDVLILITYAWMDIEEAKKFNPALVFPNEETNLLN from the coding sequence ATGCAGATAGAAGTAGTAAAATCCAAAATTCATCGTGTAAAGGTCACCGGAGCCGACCTCAACTATATTGGTAGCATTACCATTGATGAGGATTTGATGGATGCCGCCAACATCATTCGTGGTGAAAAGGTCCAAATTGTCAACAACAATAATGGGGAACGCCTGGAAACCTATGCCATCCCAGGCCCAAGGGGTTCCGGGGAACTCACACTGAACGGTGCCGCGGCCCGTAAAGTGGCCGCAGGAGATGTGCTTATTTTGATTACCTATGCCTGGATGGACATTGAAGAGGCCAAAAAATTCAATCCGGCATTGGTTTTCCCAAATGAGGAAACCAACTTATTGAACTAA
- the panC gene encoding pantoate--beta-alanine ligase, whose protein sequence is MHVLQSKKELQVILAEWKSKKKSIGLVPTMGALHSGHLSLVRKSLEDNDFTVVSIFINPTQFNNKEDLKKYPSDLSKDSALLTSVSDQILIFAPSKLEIYNGNISSKSFNFNGLEKVMEGEFRKGHFNGVATIVELLFEAVGPNRAYFGEKDFQQLQIIQKLVQQSNLDLEIIPCPIERESNGLARSSRNERLSKPTREAAGFIYQMLKAAKAKFGTENAKDIRDWVSIQFNENQLFELEYFEITDIDTLIPVNQVQVNKEYRAFIAVYAEGIRLIDNIALN, encoded by the coding sequence ATGCATGTACTCCAAAGTAAAAAGGAACTTCAGGTGATCCTTGCGGAATGGAAATCAAAAAAGAAGTCCATTGGCCTTGTCCCCACAATGGGTGCTTTGCACAGTGGACACCTTTCCCTGGTAAGGAAATCCCTGGAGGATAATGATTTTACCGTGGTAAGCATTTTTATAAACCCAACACAGTTTAATAATAAGGAAGACCTTAAGAAATATCCTTCGGACCTGTCAAAGGACAGTGCCCTTTTAACATCTGTCTCCGATCAAATCCTCATTTTTGCCCCATCCAAGCTGGAGATTTACAATGGGAACATCAGCTCAAAATCGTTCAACTTCAATGGTCTTGAAAAAGTGATGGAAGGAGAATTTAGGAAAGGTCATTTTAATGGGGTTGCCACTATTGTGGAATTGCTCTTTGAGGCCGTTGGACCCAACAGGGCCTATTTTGGGGAAAAGGATTTTCAACAATTACAGATCATCCAAAAATTGGTGCAACAGTCCAACCTTGATTTGGAAATCATACCCTGCCCAATTGAAAGGGAGTCCAATGGTCTGGCCAGAAGTTCACGTAATGAAAGGCTTTCCAAACCGACTAGGGAGGCAGCTGGTTTTATATACCAAATGTTGAAAGCTGCCAAAGCTAAATTTGGCACGGAAAATGCTAAGGATATAAGGGATTGGGTTTCCATTCAATTTAATGAAAACCAATTGTTTGAATTGGAATATTTTGAAATAACCGATATAGATACCTTGATCCCGGTCAACCAGGTTCAGGTAAACAAAGAATATAGGGCCTTTATTGCCGTTTATGCAGAAGGGATTCGATTGATAGATAATATTGCCCTGAATTAA
- a CDS encoding glycogen/starch synthase: protein MTGKKILFVSSELVPYLPENQVSLMSYEAPRMVNSNGGQIRIFMPRYGNINERRHQLHEVIRLSGMNLVINDMDMPLIIKVASIPRERIQVYFIDNDEYFKRKATFEDKEGNLFPDNDERGIFFAKGVVETVKKLNWSPDIIHVHGWMASLLPLYLREYYADEPIFMDSKIVTSVYGKGFDGELNSGMLDKIAFDGIDKDKIDVLQTPDYNNLLKVAVDYSDAIILASEEVSSELVDYVNQLDKPVLPFVSFQETDEAYANFYNTQVLK, encoded by the coding sequence ATGACTGGTAAAAAGATATTGTTCGTATCTTCTGAATTAGTGCCCTACCTACCCGAGAACCAAGTTTCCTTAATGTCTTATGAAGCACCTAGAATGGTCAATAGCAATGGAGGCCAGATTAGGATTTTTATGCCAAGATATGGTAATATCAATGAAAGAAGGCACCAATTGCACGAGGTTATCCGTCTTTCTGGGATGAACTTGGTCATTAACGATATGGATATGCCCTTGATCATTAAAGTGGCCTCTATACCAAGGGAGCGAATCCAGGTTTATTTTATAGACAACGATGAGTACTTTAAGAGGAAAGCTACTTTTGAGGATAAGGAAGGAAATCTTTTTCCGGATAATGATGAAAGGGGAATCTTCTTTGCCAAGGGAGTTGTGGAAACAGTGAAGAAGTTAAATTGGTCCCCGGACATTATTCATGTCCATGGGTGGATGGCGTCATTATTGCCTTTATATCTTAGGGAGTATTATGCGGATGAGCCCATTTTCATGGATAGTAAAATAGTAACCTCAGTTTATGGAAAGGGATTTGATGGTGAATTGAACAGTGGCATGTTGGATAAAATTGCTTTTGACGGTATAGACAAGGACAAAATAGATGTACTACAAACGCCTGACTATAATAATTTGTTAAAGGTTGCAGTGGATTATTCCGATGCCATTATTTTAGCCTCGGAAGAGGTTTCAAGTGAGTTGGTGGATTATGTAAATCAACTGGATAAACCAGTTCTTCCCTTTGTTTCATTCCAAGAAACGGATGAAGCCTATGCCAATTTCTATAATACACAAGTTTTAAAATAA
- a CDS encoding DUF4270 domain-containing protein, translating into MGLNKGWISALAGTFFLWVFLVSCEDDLNTTIGEGVIPGEPFISGRAEYDVFAYNRSSVAVQTNRLPLYQIGVYDDPVFGRREAIVTSQIAFQNLQGNPVFGNYSQDLEDLPEASRERDTIPENETVKEVLLYLPYQIVPGSSSDTDGDGVPDELERPEDRDDPNSDQDNDGLTDLEESILGTNPFDPDTDNDGINDADDDATLTNTFANAFALDSIFSRRLINNPNQQLIGEEFTLKVERSTFFLRNLDPNTNFEEAQEYLSNTNIPSFTEGNPLFEGTVTIDNKQIVTFNEDDPDTDENEALTINTDLSLPPGVRVALDPQFFQENILDKEGDFELFSQSNLADFIRGLHISIIPNNEDLMILFDLLQANITITYEFDDFVVDDDNPAGTIEKVEREFTLNFLQNVNNAVSGNAVNTFIDAPLPSDITGQLDNPTENASRLFLKGGSGTFSELRLFNEDAEIANDIIAGIRANNWIINEANLVFNVDRSRLDLNGGTIEPPRLYLFNAENNTPLFNILAEPPNLLSPLDQFLDYDGILERDSEERGIKYTVRITEYLNDIIVRDSTNAPLRLVLTSNIGDPRIQEAEATMGERVDLPLMNTINPLGTVLFGNNVLTEEEDKKLKLQIFYTEID; encoded by the coding sequence ATGGGTTTGAACAAAGGGTGGATTTCGGCTTTGGCCGGAACCTTTTTTTTATGGGTCTTTTTGGTTTCCTGTGAAGATGATCTTAACACTACCATAGGGGAAGGGGTAATTCCTGGGGAACCCTTCATTTCCGGAAGGGCGGAGTACGATGTATTTGCGTATAACAGGAGTTCCGTGGCCGTTCAGACCAATAGATTGCCATTGTACCAGATTGGGGTATATGATGACCCGGTATTCGGAAGAAGGGAAGCCATAGTCACCTCGCAGATCGCTTTTCAAAATTTGCAGGGCAACCCGGTTTTTGGAAATTATAGCCAAGACCTCGAGGATTTGCCGGAGGCGTCCAGGGAAAGGGATACCATACCTGAAAATGAAACGGTGAAAGAGGTACTGCTGTACCTGCCATACCAAATAGTCCCGGGTTCAAGCAGTGATACGGATGGCGACGGAGTCCCGGACGAGTTGGAGCGCCCGGAAGATAGGGACGATCCCAATAGTGATCAGGACAATGATGGGTTAACGGATTTGGAAGAGTCCATTCTTGGGACCAATCCTTTTGACCCGGACACGGATAATGATGGAATCAATGACGCCGATGATGATGCCACCCTAACAAATACCTTTGCCAATGCCTTTGCATTGGATAGTATATTTTCCAGACGGCTGATAAATAATCCTAATCAACAACTCATAGGCGAAGAATTCACCCTAAAGGTGGAACGCTCCACTTTTTTCCTAAGGAACCTGGACCCCAATACCAACTTTGAAGAAGCCCAGGAATATCTTTCCAACACCAATATTCCAAGTTTTACGGAAGGAAATCCTTTGTTTGAAGGAACGGTAACCATTGACAATAAACAAATTGTAACGTTCAACGAAGATGATCCGGATACCGATGAAAACGAAGCCTTGACCATTAATACCGATTTAAGTTTGCCTCCCGGAGTACGGGTGGCATTGGACCCCCAGTTTTTCCAGGAGAACATTTTGGATAAAGAAGGCGATTTTGAACTTTTTAGCCAGTCCAACCTTGCCGATTTTATCAGGGGTCTACATATCTCCATTATCCCAAATAATGAAGATCTTATGATATTGTTCGACCTGCTACAGGCCAATATCACCATTACCTATGAGTTTGATGATTTTGTGGTGGACGATGATAACCCTGCAGGGACCATTGAAAAGGTTGAGCGTGAGTTTACGCTGAATTTTCTTCAAAATGTAAATAATGCGGTCAGTGGAAACGCGGTAAACACTTTTATTGATGCGCCCTTGCCCTCCGATATAACCGGGCAATTGGATAATCCCACTGAAAATGCAAGCCGACTTTTTCTAAAAGGGGGTTCCGGTACTTTTTCGGAATTACGCCTGTTCAACGAAGATGCCGAGATCGCCAATGACATCATAGCGGGCATTAGGGCGAATAATTGGATCATTAACGAGGCCAATTTGGTCTTTAATGTAGATCGCAGCAGATTGGACCTGAATGGGGGAACCATCGAACCACCTCGTTTGTACCTTTTCAATGCGGAGAATAATACCCCTTTATTCAATATTTTGGCGGAGCCACCTAATCTGCTATCCCCTTTGGACCAATTTTTGGACTACGATGGTATATTGGAACGTGACTCCGAAGAAAGGGGCATAAAGTACACCGTACGGATTACGGAATATCTTAATGATATCATCGTTAGGGATTCGACGAATGCCCCGCTAAGGTTGGTGCTTACCTCAAATATTGGTGACCCAAGAATACAAGAAGCGGAAGCAACGATGGGGGAACGTGTTGATCTGCCCTTGATGAATACGATCAATCCCCTTGGGACCGTATTGTTCGGCAACAATGTCCTTACCGAAGAGGAGGATAAAAAACTAAAACTTCAGATTTTCTACACTGAAATTGACTAA